One stretch of Lagenorhynchus albirostris chromosome 13, mLagAlb1.1, whole genome shotgun sequence DNA includes these proteins:
- the CIAO1 gene encoding probable cytosolic iron-sulfur protein assembly protein CIAO1 — MKDSLVLLGRILAHPDSRCWFLAWNPAGTLLASCGGDRSVRIWGREGDSWICKSVLCEGHQRTVRKVAWSPCGNYLASASFDATTCIWKKKNDDFECVTTLEGHENEVKSVAWAPSGNLLATCSRDKSVWVWEVDEEDEYECVSVLNSHTQDVKHVVWHPSQELLASASYDDTVKLYREEEDDWVCCATLEGHESTVWSLAFDPSGQRLASCSDDRTVRIWHQYLPGNEQGVACSGSDPSWKCICTLSGFHSRTIYDVAWCQLTGALATACGDDAIRVFEEDPGSDLQQPTFSVTAHVPQAHSQDVNCVAWNPKERGLLASCSDDGELAFWKYQPSEGL; from the exons ATGAAGGACTCGCTGGTGCTGCTTGGCCGTATCCTGGCGCACCCGGACTCCCGCTGCTGGTTCCTGGCCTGGAACCCCGCGGGAACCTTGCTGGCCTCGTGTGGGGGCGACCGGAGTGTCCGCATCTGGGGCAGGGAGG GTGACAGCTGGATCTGCAAATCTGTCCTTTGTGAAGGCCACCAGCGCACCGTGCGGAAGGTGGCCTGGTCTCCCTGTGGGAATTACCTGGCCTCTGCCAGCTTTGATGCTACCACTTGCATTTGGAAGAAGAAGAATGATGACTTTGAG TGTGTAACCACTCTGGAGGGCCATGAAAATGAGGTCAAGTCAGTAGCCTGGGCCCCATCTGGCAACCTCCTTGCCACCTGCAGCCGAGATAAGAGTGTGTGGGTCTGGGAAG TTGATGAAGAAGACGAGTATGAATGTGTTAGTGTCCTCAACTCTCACACACAGGATGTCAAGCATGTGGTTTGGCACCCGAGCCAGGAG CTGTTAGCCTCTGCCAGCTATGACGACACAGTGAAGCTCTACCGGGAGGAAGAGGATGACTGGGTATGCTGTGCCACCCTCGAAGGCCACGAATCCACCGTGTGGAGCTTGGCCTTTGACCCCAGTGGCCAGCGCCTGGCCTCTTGCAGTGATGACCGTACTGTGCGCATCTGGCACCAGTATCTACCGGGCAATGAGCAAG GGGTGGCGTGCAGCGGCTCTGACCCTAGCTGGAAATGTATCTGCACCTTGTCAGGCTTCCACTCCAGGACCATTTACGATGTCGCTTG GTGTCAGCTGACAGGGGCCCTGGCTACCGCCTGTGGGGATGATGCCATCCGAGTATTTGAGGAGGATCCCGGCTCAGATCTGCAGCAGCCCACCTTCTCCGTGACGGCCCACGTGCCTCAGGCCCATTCCCAGGATGTCAACTGTGTGGCCTGGAATCCCAAGGAGCGGGGGCTCCTGGCCTCCTGCAGTGATGATGGAGAGTTGGCCTTCTGGAAATACCAGCCGTCTGAAGGCCTCTGA
- the TMEM127 gene encoding transmembrane protein 127 isoform X1, translating to MYAPGGAGLPGGRRRRNPGGSALPKQPERSLASALPGALSITALCTALAEPAWLHIHGGTCSRQELGVSDVLGSVHPDLLKDFCMNPQTVLLLRVIAAFCFLGILCSLSAFLLDVFGPKHPALKITRRYAFAHILTVLQCATVIGFSYWASELILAQQQQHKKYHGSQVYVTFAVSFYLVAGAGGASILATAANLLRHYPTEEEEQALELLSEMEENEPYPAEYEVINQFQPPPAYTP from the exons ATGTACGCCCCCGGAGGCGCAGGGCTGCCTGGCGGGCGCCGGCGGAGGAACCCGGGAGGCAGCGCTCTGCCCAAGCAGCCGGAGCGTAGCCTGGCCTCGGCCCTGCCGGGTGCCCTGTCCATCACCGCGCTGTGCACTGCCCTCGCCGAGCCTGCCTGGCTGCACATCCACGGTGGCACCTGTTCCCGCCAGGAGCTGGGGGTCTCCGACGTGCTGGGCTCCGTGCACCCGGACCTGCTGAAAG ATTTCTGCATGAATCCCCAGACAGTCCTGCTCCTGCGGGTCATCGCCGCCTTCTGCTTCCTGGGCATCCTGTGTAGTCTCTCCGCCTTCCTTCTGGATGTCTTCGGGCCCAAGCATCCAGCCCTGAAGATCACCCGTCGCTATGCCTTCGCCCACATCCTCACAG TCCTGCAGTGTGCCACCGTCATCGGTTTTTCTTACTGGGCTTCCGAACTCATCCTGGCCCAGCAGCAGCAACATAAGAAGTACCACGGCTCCCAGGTTTATGTCACCTTCGCTGTTAGCTTCTACCTGGTGGCAGGCGCGGGCGGGGCCTCAATCCTGGCCACGGCAGCCAACCTCCTGCGCCACTACCCCACGGAGGAAGAGGAGCAGGCGCTGGAGCTGCTCTCGGAGATGGAGGAGAACGAGCCTTACCCGGCAGAGTACGAGGTCATCAACCAGTTCCAGCCGCCCCCGGCCTACACGCCCTAG
- the TMEM127 gene encoding transmembrane protein 127 isoform X2, producing MNPQTVLLLRVIAAFCFLGILCSLSAFLLDVFGPKHPALKITRRYAFAHILTVLQCATVIGFSYWASELILAQQQQHKKYHGSQVYVTFAVSFYLVAGAGGASILATAANLLRHYPTEEEEQALELLSEMEENEPYPAEYEVINQFQPPPAYTP from the exons ATGAATCCCCAGACAGTCCTGCTCCTGCGGGTCATCGCCGCCTTCTGCTTCCTGGGCATCCTGTGTAGTCTCTCCGCCTTCCTTCTGGATGTCTTCGGGCCCAAGCATCCAGCCCTGAAGATCACCCGTCGCTATGCCTTCGCCCACATCCTCACAG TCCTGCAGTGTGCCACCGTCATCGGTTTTTCTTACTGGGCTTCCGAACTCATCCTGGCCCAGCAGCAGCAACATAAGAAGTACCACGGCTCCCAGGTTTATGTCACCTTCGCTGTTAGCTTCTACCTGGTGGCAGGCGCGGGCGGGGCCTCAATCCTGGCCACGGCAGCCAACCTCCTGCGCCACTACCCCACGGAGGAAGAGGAGCAGGCGCTGGAGCTGCTCTCGGAGATGGAGGAGAACGAGCCTTACCCGGCAGAGTACGAGGTCATCAACCAGTTCCAGCCGCCCCCGGCCTACACGCCCTAG